A single window of Gemmatimonadaceae bacterium DNA harbors:
- a CDS encoding SulP family inorganic anion transporter has translation MILPKLVTTLRGYDRAQFSKDLAAGVIVGIVALPLAIAFAIASGVGPQAGLYTAIIAGFLISAFGGSRVQIGGPTGAFIVIVYGIVQQHGVGGLTVATIMAGVILIALGLAKMGGVIKYIPHPVTVGFTSGIAVVIASGQVRDFFGLALERVPAEFVLKIEALAEHASTANVTAVALAVVTVAIVQTAHRFTTRIPSPFIALVLTTAAAQLLPLDVATIGSRFGTIDASFPAPHIPSVSLSTILSLVGAAFAIAALGGIESLLSAVVADGMIGSRHRSNMELVAQGVANVVTPFFGGIPATGAIARTATNIRAGGRTPVAGIVHSVTLLLITLFAGKWAAYIPMPTLAGILMVVAYNMSEWRTFRGLLNAPRGDVAVLLTTFFLTVFVDLTVALGVGMVLASFLFIRQMGEATTVRSVTDDDADRALRALDVPPGVLIYEIDGPFFFGAAEKFRDTMAEIERAPKVLVLDVARVNVLDATGLGVIRDLVKKGRHDRTSLILSGVHSQPMIALGKSDLLDEIGDDNLVPTVEAAVRRAREMIAMRTTGGHAIPKA, from the coding sequence ATGATACTTCCGAAGCTGGTCACCACCCTGCGCGGCTATGATCGTGCGCAATTCTCCAAGGATCTCGCCGCCGGCGTGATTGTCGGCATCGTGGCGCTGCCGCTCGCCATCGCCTTTGCCATCGCCAGCGGCGTCGGCCCGCAAGCGGGGCTTTACACGGCCATCATCGCGGGCTTCCTGATCTCCGCGTTCGGCGGTTCCCGCGTGCAGATCGGCGGTCCCACCGGCGCCTTCATCGTCATCGTCTACGGCATCGTGCAGCAGCACGGCGTCGGCGGCCTGACGGTGGCGACGATCATGGCCGGGGTGATCCTGATCGCGCTGGGCCTGGCGAAGATGGGGGGCGTCATCAAGTACATCCCCCATCCGGTGACGGTCGGCTTCACGAGCGGCATCGCCGTCGTGATCGCCAGCGGACAGGTCCGCGATTTCTTCGGGCTGGCGCTCGAGCGGGTGCCGGCGGAGTTCGTGCTCAAGATCGAGGCGCTCGCCGAGCATGCGTCGACGGCGAACGTCACTGCCGTGGCGCTCGCGGTGGTCACCGTGGCCATCGTGCAGACGGCGCACCGGTTCACGACGCGCATCCCGTCGCCGTTCATCGCGCTGGTGCTCACGACGGCCGCCGCCCAGCTGCTGCCGCTGGACGTCGCGACGATCGGCAGCCGGTTCGGGACCATCGACGCGTCCTTCCCCGCGCCGCACATCCCGTCGGTCTCGCTGTCGACGATCCTGTCGCTCGTTGGTGCGGCCTTCGCCATCGCCGCCCTTGGCGGCATCGAGTCGCTCCTCTCCGCCGTCGTGGCCGACGGCATGATCGGCAGCCGGCATCGCTCGAACATGGAACTCGTCGCCCAAGGCGTGGCGAACGTCGTCACGCCGTTCTTCGGCGGCATCCCGGCGACCGGCGCCATCGCGCGCACCGCCACGAACATTCGCGCTGGCGGACGGACGCCGGTGGCGGGGATCGTGCATTCCGTCACCCTACTGCTCATCACGCTCTTCGCGGGGAAGTGGGCGGCCTACATCCCGATGCCGACGCTCGCGGGCATCCTGATGGTCGTCGCGTACAACATGAGCGAGTGGCGGACCTTCCGCGGCCTGCTGAACGCGCCGCGCGGCGACGTGGCGGTGCTGCTGACCACGTTCTTCCTGACGGTCTTCGTCGACCTCACGGTGGCGCTCGGCGTGGGCATGGTGCTCGCGTCGTTCCTGTTCATCCGCCAGATGGGCGAGGCCACCACCGTGCGGTCGGTGACGGACGATGACGCCGATCGCGCCCTGCGAGCCCTCGACGTGCCGCCCGGCGTGCTGATCTACGAGATCGACGGACCGTTCTTCTTCGGCGCGGCCGAGAAGTTCCGCGACACGATGGCGGAGATCGAACGGGCGCCCAAGGTGCTGGTGCTCGACGTGGCGCGGGTGAACGTGCTCGACGCGACGGGGCTGGGCGTCATCCGCGACCTCGTCAAGAAGGGGCGGCACGACCGGACGTCGCTCATCCTGAGCGGGGTGCATTCGCAGCCGATGATCGCGCTCGGCAAGAGCGACCTGCTCGACGAGATCGGCGACGACAACCTGGTGCCGACCGTCGAAGCCGCCGTGCGGCGCGCGCGCGAGATGATCGCGATGCGCACCACCGGCGGCCACGCCATCCCCAAGGCCTGA